The region TACGGACGGGGTTAAAACAATGCGGACAGGGCAAACGGACGCGGGTCCGCACCGACTGATTATAGGCGTCTTGAGACCAGGTCTTCCCACAAGTACACCGCAATACGTCGGTTTTCAGGAGTGCGGCGTGGCATGTAAAGCATCTCGGTGTATTACGGAGTGCTTGACGGCAGTCACGCCAGAGGAGTCGCTCGGTACAATGTGGACAGCGGAACCAGAGGTCGTGCGTTCCACCTTCACCTTTACTAAAGAGTGGGTCGATGCGGCGTGTTATCTTTGTGCTGCACTTCGGACACGGCACACGTCCTTCTCGGTAAACGTCGGCGACTGTAGCGATGTCCGTACAGCGAGCATAGAGTTCCCAACCGACATCCTGTAGCAATGTATCATCATAGATACCGAGCCGAGCATATCGGTAGAGTCGCCGGATTTTGATCGGTTTTACACGAGGTGCCCAGTCCATTTCTACCTCCACTAAACCGGTATTTGAACGACCTCTCCGGTTTCAATGCTACGGCTAATCGCTTCCAGGACGCGCATGTTCTGATAGGAATCTTCGAGGCTTGCGTGCGGTTGTGTTTCCGCTTGCAATGACGCTGCCCAGTGCTGCATCTCTTCGAGATAACCCGGTCTACCGATGCTATGGAACGCGGTGTTAAGATCCCATTCTTCAGTGGGTGTATCAGCATAACCACCACCGGCACCAAGCCATGTCGGCATACGGTAACGGCGCAATCTGCGTGTCTCCAATACCTGAATCGCCTGATTGCCGGTACCTTTGACAAAGACCATTGCTTCCAAGGTAGGGCCCGTGCCGAGCGTCATCGTGCCGATACCGCCGTTCTCATAACGGAGGTTCACAGACATTGAAACGGTACTCGACGCAGCGTCAATCGCGCCTAAGGCAAAGACTTCGCTGACCTGTCCCATAAAGAAACGCATACAATCGGTGGGATGAATCACCTGATCGAGCATGAAGGGCCATGCAAACGGCGACCCAGCCTCCTGAAGACGCGGACTCGGGGCGAGATATCGGGTATGGTACTGGCAGGCTTCACCGAAGGCATCTTCGTTCATTAACTGCTTGGCAATTTGATGCGCAGGTGCGTGCCGCCACATCGTACCGACCATCCCCGTTTTGCCGCTCTCAACCGACGCATCGACGAGCATCTTCGCGCCTTCAGCGGTGGTCGCAGGCGGTTTTTCGGTGTAGATGTGATAACCGCGCTGGAGACACTCAATACCGATGTCGCGGTGCAGTTTGTCCTCCGGTCGACCGACAACAGCCACTGCATATAGGTCTTCATTTTTGAACATCTCATTGTAGTCGGTATAATGGCGGAGTGCGCCGAACCTTCGGGCGTTCGATGCCGCTTTCTCTTCCACGAGATCACAAGTAGCGACAAATTCAAATTCTGGCACCATCGGTATGCACTGTTGCAATTGCGATGACATGCCACCACAGCCGATAAAAGCAATTCGGATTTTATCCATTT is a window of Candidatus Poribacteria bacterium DNA encoding:
- a CDS encoding Gfo/Idh/MocA family oxidoreductase codes for the protein MDKIRIAFIGCGGMSSQLQQCIPMVPEFEFVATCDLVEEKAASNARRFGALRHYTDYNEMFKNEDLYAVAVVGRPEDKLHRDIGIECLQRGYHIYTEKPPATTAEGAKMLVDASVESGKTGMVGTMWRHAPAHQIAKQLMNEDAFGEACQYHTRYLAPSPRLQEAGSPFAWPFMLDQVIHPTDCMRFFMGQVSEVFALGAIDAASSTVSMSVNLRYENGGIGTMTLGTGPTLEAMVFVKGTGNQAIQVLETRRLRRYRMPTWLGAGGGYADTPTEEWDLNTAFHSIGRPGYLEEMQHWAASLQAETQPHASLEDSYQNMRVLEAISRSIETGEVVQIPV